AAGCGGCCAGGCGCGGCATCAAGCTGATGCTCGACATCGTGGTCAACCACACCTCCATCGAGCATGAATGGTTCCAACAGGCACGCAGCAGCCTCGACAACCCCTACCGCGACTTCTACATCTGGCGTGACCAGCCGAACAACTGGGAGTCCAAGTTCGGCGGCTCGGCCTGGGAATACGAGGCGCAAACCGGGCAGTACTTCCTGCACCTGTTCGACCACACCCAGGCCGACCTCAATTGGGACAATCCTCAGGTCCGCGCCGAGGTGTTCAAGATGATGCGCTTCTGGCGCGACAAAGGCGTCGGCGGGTTTCGCCTGGACGTGATCAACCTGATCTCCAAGCCCGCCGATTTCCCCGAAGACAACAGTGACGGTCGACGCTTCTACACCGACGGTCCGAATGTGCATGCATACCTGCAGGAAATGCACCGCGAGGTCTTCGAAGGGTATGACCTGATCAACGTCGGCGAAATGTCGTCCACCAGCCTTGAGCACTGCATCCGCTATTCCAATCCGGCCTCGAAAGAGCTGTCGATGACCTTCAATTTCCATCACCTGAAAGTCGATTACCCCAATCTGCAAAAGTGGGTGAAGGCCGACTTCGATTTTCTGCAGCTCAAACGGATTTTTTCCGACTGGCAACAAGGCATGCAGGCCGGTGGCGGCTGGAACGCGCTGTTCTGGTGTAACCACGACCAGCCGCGGGTGGTCTCCCGGTTTGGCAACGACGGTGAGTACCGCGAGGTTTCGGCCAAGATGCTCGCCACGGCGCTGCATTTTTTGCAGGGCACGCCGTTTGTGTACCAGGGCGAAGAATTGGGCATGACCAATCCGGACTTCGATCGAATCGAGCAGTACCGCGATGTAGAGACACTCAACATCTTCCGCCTCAAGCGGGATGCGGGAGAGCCCGAAGCGTCGAGCATGGCGGCGATCATGCAGAAATCCCGCGATAACGGGCGCACTCCGATGCAGTGGAATTCACAACCCAATGCCGGTTTCAGCACTGGCGAACCGTGGATCGGGCTGCCGGCCAATGCCGCGCAGATCAACGTCGAATGCCAGCGGCAAGATCCGGATTCCGTGCTGCATCACTATCGAGCACTGATCGCCTTGCGTCGTAGCGAACCGCTGATCCAGCACGGCGTTTATCGCCAGCTGCTGGCGGACCACCGTCAGGTCTGGGCGTATCTGCGTGAGGGCCAGGGCGAGCGCCTGCTGGTGCTGAACAACTTCTATGGCTGGCCCTGCGAAATCCAATTGCCCGACGACGTGCTCCACGCGGCGGGCAAGCAACGCCTGCTGATCAGTAACTACCCCGACTGCCCGCCACGTACCGCAACGGTTGCGTTGCGCCCCTACGAATCGTTTGTGCTGCACCTGATCGACTGAAACTCCCCGCCAGCGAACCGCGTTGTGCAACAGAAGCAATACAACAATAAAAATAGAAGGAGCGTTCATGAAAACCACAATAAAGCTGGGCGTCGTCGCGTCTTGCCTGAGCCTGCCGTTGGGTGCCCAGGCTCTGGAATTTGCCGGTTACCTGCGCAGTGGTGCCGGCACATCCACCGGCAGCGGTCCCCAGCAGTGTTTCCAATTGCCGGGGGCGCAGACCAAATACCGGCTGGGTAACGAATGCGAGCAATACGCCGAGCTGGAATTGCGCCAGGACCTGCTGACCTTCGATGACGGCTCGGTGCTCAGCGTCGATGCCATGGCCTCGCTCTATAACAAGTACGACCGTGAGCTGAAATTCCAGGGCGAAAACAACGGCACCGCGCGCATGCCGCAGATGTATGCGCAGTGGTCCAACCTGCCCAGCCTCAACGGTGGTTCGCTGTGGGCCGGTCGCCGTTACTACAAGCGTAATGACATCCATATCTCCGACTTCTACTACTGGAACCAGAGTGCCACCGGCGGCGGCATCGAGGACGTGCGGATCGGCGACCTCAAGTACAGCTACGCCATTTCGCGCAAAGACAATCTCTACCAGAAGGAATATGCCACCCGTCACGACTTCAACGTTGCGGGCTTCAAGACCA
The sequence above is drawn from the Pseudomonas quebecensis genome and encodes:
- the treC gene encoding alpha,alpha-phosphotrehalase; amino-acid sequence: MQTWQHSVIYQIYPKSFHSHAGNATGDLLGIVDKLDYLQWLGVDCLWITPFLRSPQRDNGYDISDYYAIDPSYGTMADCERLISEAARRGIKLMLDIVVNHTSIEHEWFQQARSSLDNPYRDFYIWRDQPNNWESKFGGSAWEYEAQTGQYFLHLFDHTQADLNWDNPQVRAEVFKMMRFWRDKGVGGFRLDVINLISKPADFPEDNSDGRRFYTDGPNVHAYLQEMHREVFEGYDLINVGEMSSTSLEHCIRYSNPASKELSMTFNFHHLKVDYPNLQKWVKADFDFLQLKRIFSDWQQGMQAGGGWNALFWCNHDQPRVVSRFGNDGEYREVSAKMLATALHFLQGTPFVYQGEELGMTNPDFDRIEQYRDVETLNIFRLKRDAGEPEASSMAAIMQKSRDNGRTPMQWNSQPNAGFSTGEPWIGLPANAAQINVECQRQDPDSVLHHYRALIALRRSEPLIQHGVYRQLLADHRQVWAYLREGQGERLLVLNNFYGWPCEIQLPDDVLHAAGKQRLLISNYPDCPPRTATVALRPYESFVLHLID